From the genome of Bos javanicus breed banteng chromosome 23, ARS-OSU_banteng_1.0, whole genome shotgun sequence:
TGCAGCCTTCATTTTCTATGAACCCTTGGATGAAGGAGGCAAGAATTTGTTGCAGATTCCCAACCCCCTTTCCAGCATCCTGATTTGTAAAGGGAAGTCCATCTGGCTTCATTCAACCATTTTTCTCAGGATTTTCTTCTGAGACTTCTGCAGTTTTTTGCCTTGACACAGAAGGAGACAAAGTAATTGAGAGTATAAACTCTGGAGGCAAAGTGCCCTTTAGATAAATTTTATACCAAATTGGATAAACAGGAAAGTTAGAATAATTATGAGATTTAAACACTAATTTTTTAATTGTGTGATGTTTATCTTtgcaatatatatgtgtaatattgtttaaaaacataCTCACTATGGTTTCcaatatgttaatattttatgttcacagatgatattaagaaaataagaaaatgatcaaTGATAGCTACTTTGGTGGTTTTATACTCCTTGGTTTCCCTGgacggcctcaactggagatgatcATCTCTGgggttgtctttttcttctacACTATTGCCTTGATAGGAAATATTGCCATCATCCTGGTGCCATTACTAGATGAGCGTCTCCAAATTcctatgtacttcttcctcagaaATTTGGCCATCTTGGATCTCTGTTATACCACAAATATAGTCCCACAGATGTTGGTCAATGTTTGGGGTAAAGACAAAAAAATCTCTTTCAGCAGTTGTGCCTTCCAACTTTTCATTGATGTGACATTATGCACAGTTGAATGTATGCTCCTGGGTGTGATGTCCTATGACAGATTCAATGCTGTCTGCAAGCCTCTACATTATATGACAATAATGAGCCCTCAACTCTGTCAAGGCCTAGTGATCATGACCTGGATAATTGGTATCATTAATGGTGTGATCCTCTCTCCCTATGCTATGAGTCTTCCTCGATGTGAAAACCACCACCTGGATCACTATTTCTGTGAGATATCTGCAATGGTCAAAATTGCATGTGTGGACACCAAAGTCATGGAAGAAATGCTATTTGCATcgtgttttttcattttcctcccaCCACTTCTTCTCATTCTGGTTTCATATAGCTTCATTGCTGTAGCTGTGCTCAAGATCAAGTGTGCAGCAGGGAGACAAAAAGCATTTGGGACCTGTTCCTCCCATCTCATTGTGGTATCCATCTTCTATGGGACTGTTATCTACATGTACATACAACCAGGAAACAGTCCATCTCAGGATGAGGGTAAACTACTCAGTATCTTTTATTCCATTGTTACTCCCAGCTTGAACCCACTGATCTATACACTAAGGAATAAGGAGTTCAAGGGGGCCATGAAGAGGCTggttagaaaagaaaaaccttcTGAAGAAACAGTAGGACACTAACATCTTTTCACAAGGCATTTCCAATAAAGAAATTGGCCTCGTGTAACCTTTAAttcattgtgaaattattttagtaGTAGCCAATAcctgaaagtaaaaataataccTAGAAAAATGTGCTTATATTTTAATGTCAGTGTCCTATAATGCCAAGGGTTGATTCTAAACTAAAAATGCCTTTCAAAGTCACTAGccaatggccaacaggcacatgaatagatgctcaaaatcatcaattattagagaaattcaaatcaaaattacaatgaggtatcacctcacaccagtaagaatggtcatcatttaaaagtctataaataataaatgctggagaggatgtggagaaaaaaagaactctcttacactgttgatgggaatgtaagttggagCAGCCCCAATTGAAatcagtgtggagg
Proteins encoded in this window:
- the LOC133235997 gene encoding olfactory receptor 2W1-like — translated: MINDSYFGGFILLGFPGRPQLEMIISGVVFFFYTIALIGNIAIILVPLLDERLQIPMYFFLRNLAILDLCYTTNIVPQMLVNVWGKDKKISFSSCAFQLFIDVTLCTVECMLLGVMSYDRFNAVCKPLHYMTIMSPQLCQGLVIMTWIIGIINGVILSPYAMSLPRCENHHLDHYFCEISAMVKIACVDTKVMEEMLFASCFFIFLPPLLLILVSYSFIAVAVLKIKCAAGRQKAFGTCSSHLIVVSIFYGTVIYMYIQPGNSPSQDEGKLLSIFYSIVTPSLNPLIYTLRNKEFKGAMKRLVRKEKPSEETVGH